In Tripterygium wilfordii isolate XIE 37 chromosome 17, ASM1340144v1, whole genome shotgun sequence, the genomic window CAGAGGGAAGATCGGACCACTTCTTCTTGTTCATTGCGCCGCGCTCACTCCTACATAAACCACTGATATTCTTATGTAAATAAGAGCACTGAAGAATGTGTAATAAGCGTctaaaattctttttttaagTGCAGAAGGCTGAGACAATCTCTCTAGTATAGAGAAATATCAAGTCGTAAAAATTAGCGAACGTCACTAGATCATAGTATTTGATTCTTTCATTAGACGCAAAGCTCAAAAAATCAAGTTGAAGCATCTCaatgaacttttttttggtaacgtggAACAACTGATTCGCACTCATCTCGCAAATTACGATAATGAAACAATCATGGGACTTGAAATGACTAACCACCGCTTGCGCTAAGAATTAGCGCAGTCAAGTTCATCATCAACGACCCGTTATTAGTGAGTTGAAGGGTATTCTTTCCGCAAAAGTGCACCACATCAACATAAAATTGAGTAAAAAGGGCGAGGAGAACAGAACAGCAGCACGTAAATTATCAAATCTTGCAAGTTACACCACACACAAACAGCAAAAACAAGAGTTTCGAGACAAATCCAGCGATGGAAACCGCAAGAACTAATCGCAAACAACATAATCAATCCTCCTTGCAATTACAGTAACCCTGGAACTAGAATCTGAATTATCAATCTTTCCATTCATTCATATATGGTacctttcctttctctttttgttGATTAGAATTGATTCTTGGACTTCATAGCAGATTCATTTCGAAAGAACCCTATACTGGTCTTACAACAGCCAAATCTAGGATTCAGATTAAGTTCAAAAATATTTGATATGGTGAGATCAAATAACAAGATGTCACATAAGATGGCAGATCCATTTACTAAgaacaaagaattttttttccatataaaaaaccagaagattttgaggaagaagaaaatcataccttttgtttttgttgaaggGAGGGGGGAGGAGaggggtttagaatttagatgaTAAGAGAGTGATTATATAGTGAGTCACTGAGAAGTTGTTGAGGAGTCGTAGCATTGTTGGTAGTCGTATTTTCCGATGATAGCTATTAGCTAAGCTAGCCTATTGGACCCCACTTTATATTCTACTACTATTGAGTAGGATTGAACTCTTTTAGGCTAATATTACATGGAATGAATCCCTCTAGAGTCAAACTGTGTGGACAAGAAAGTTCCAGAGCTCGATTTCCATTGAGTATAATAATCTTGTGGTTACGCGTTAGGTTTTGACCAAACTTACCATGTTAATATTgtcacgtgaaaaacttatgtgcgGATTAATTTGACGGCTTGAGTTGGTGCTTCTTGTTCTTTATTCTCGTGTCCTTGGTATTGTATAGTCACCCGGAGCTCCAATACTAAACATGTTCTACATTAAGTTCTAATATATAAAAGGAATTTAGTCTTAACCAAATTATCTTTACTACAAAAGCATAATCCATTAATTAGAGTTGTAAAGTGGGCCGTGATGTGTAGGCCCGGCCCTTTTATGTTGCTGGCCAGCTTGATTTTCAAAAAGCCCAGACCAAAggcttatttattattttattacagTAAAAAAATTTCCCTCCAACAATTTAAAGCCAAAGATGGTTCCCACTCGTTTCCCCTCCAAACCTCAAACCCTAGCACTTTCTCGTTTTCCAGCAATCCTGGTTATGGCTTTTGATACATAATATATTTAAGGCCTTAAAACTTCTATTCGGTTAAACCGAACGCGGTATTCACCGGAATCGCGCTCCATCGGGTTCGTGATCGCGATTGATAATCATCGGCGAAATGGCTGATCAGGGCGACACTGAAACTCAGGTCCTCGAGTCCGTGTCTCGGTTTTCTTCGTTGCCTCCTGGTATGTGCGTATCATTCTTCGTTGATCTTCAGTTAATCGGTGTTAGTTTACGTTTCGTCTtgatttttccctttctttgttTGATGAATGAAACGAGGGATAAATTGTTACTGTTCGAAAAAGATCATAGCAATTAGACCAAACTATTGCATGTTCTCGAGTCCCTTTCTAATTTTCGCtagagaaaattttgttttcaagttgTTCTATTGGGGTGTGAAAGATCGTAATTGATCATTAGcagtttaaattcatatcaaatactgtttataaattataacatCAATACTGCCTATTAATTTACTTCGGCATTGGATGTTGAACATAGAAAACTAGTTCCTGTCTTATTTTGTAACCTTCCTTTGTGAATTATATGAATATTGGGTAATTATTAATTACTCATCTTTCTGGGGTAATTTTCATTCTTTGATCGGCTTTTTTCTTTCACtattttgtatttcttttcGCTGGCACAATAGTTGGTGATTGCAAGGATGTAAAGGACGAGACAGTCCTCTTTGATGATACATGGGAGCTTGATAGTCCTTTAGAAGAAAGCCAGTTGGAGAAACTTGATTTTGACACCATAGTAGTGGATGATCCTGATAGCATGAACAATGTAGAACTTCAAACAAAATGTGAGTATGAGGAGGAGGTTGTGCTGGACAGTGAGGATGAAGGGATTTCTAGAACCAAGTTAGCTAGTTCTGTGGACAAGTTTTCTTTCGATAAACCTGGTAGAAGAGTTAAAGGGAACGGGATGAACTCACAGAAGATGCACCTTTATATACTTGACGAACAAGCTGAGTACTTAGTGCCCTATTCTTGTGGATCCATTGATGATCAACATGCAACAGGTCAGCGTTCACTCTTTCAGTGTTGTTTTATCTTCAGTTTCAGGTTACCATTTTGTCCGttcctgtttttctttttctttggtggTGGGTGTAGGTGTTCATTGTCATAGTGATATTAGCTTAGACGTATATTCCTTACAAATGAATTTAAATGTAGATGTCATCTACCCTTTATGTTTTTCACTGATGAAATAGTCTTGCAGACTCACTTGAAGGAGACAAAAAATTGACATCTAATTTTGAGACTTCTGATTTGGGACAAGATAATAAGTTCGCAAAGGTTAACTGCAGTGGTTCTCAGGAACCTGGAGGTTCCTCCCAAGCTAATGCACTTAACTTTGTGGATCACTTCTTGTCACTTAACGATGTGGCCTTGTCTCCAAGAATGGATTCCACAAAAACAATGAAGGAAAAGTCGCCTCATGTCTCAAGTGCCAAGGGAATTCATAGTTTGGCAAAGCGAATTGTACTCGGAACGCcaaatggagaaaaagaaatCTTCAAGTGGGATGATGGTGATCAGCAAGGTGAAGCTGATTTCTTTCGCAATAAATCTGAGGTAAGGCATCAGAAGGCTAGGCTTTTTGACAGTTCAGGAAGTAAGAGTTCAGCTAACAAGGATAAACAGAAGCAAGAGTTTGCAAACCTTGAGCAGGAAATAATGGCTTCAGCTCCTTCGaaatcaagctttcctgttcaTGGTTCAAAAGAGATCTGCAGCATGGTGCAAGTTTCTGATATGAAGATTGATAATAACTCTATCAAGGAGTTGGAAGAAGACCGGTATGTGAAGATATCAGAAGAGTTGCAGCAGTTTGATGCTTGTAGTATCAGCGATTCACTAGACATGTGTGATGTCGGGTTTAACACTCAAATAGCTGCTGAAGCCATGGAAGCTTTAGCATATGCCCCTCCTGCTAACTGTGCTACTGGTGATGCTCATTATGATACATGGGATAACCTTGAAGTTTCAGGTGTCAATTTAACTTGGAGTAAAGCTCATGCCGGCCATCCTTACCCTCAAGAAAGTGTGTGCTTTAATGTAGGAGATGTTTCAGTAAAGCGAAAACAAAGAACAGGTCCTGTTGAAAATTTCCAAGGTACTTCCAATTCGTCTCAGAAGCACTTTGAAAATCAGGATATAGAAACTAAAATAAGGAGAACCAAGTCGTTGGCCGGGAGACAATCAATTGCTAGGATTTGTGCCCATGCGAGTGAAATTTCCGAGAGATCCCCAAAGGTCATAAAGCATGGAAAAGTGGGCAGGGTCAAAAGGCAGAATAACAGTAAAGCATGTGAAAATAGTATTTCATCAATTGCTGCTGGACACATTTCTCCTGTCAAAGGAAACGATCAAGTAGTGCTTGTTTCCCACCAAACCATGAATCATGTGATAGAGGGTGGAGCAAGAATGTGCCAGGACCAATTTGATAGTACTGGGGAAAGGACAAATAATGATATGGCGGGTGGCATCATCACATACAAAAGGAGGAGGAGTTTATCGGCTAATCCACCATTGGCATCAAAATTTCCCGAATTGCGTCTTGGCTCATCTGCGAGAACTAGTAACAACACAAATGAACCGGAGCAAACCAGTGTGGATGTTGATTCTCTAACAAGTTATTTAAGATTGGATTCATGGAATTatcctaaaagaaaaagaacaccccATAAAGTGCAAAGCAATTCTGGCAGAGCTAATAGACTGTTTGCATCATTAGTTACAGCTGATGAGAAAGTAAGCGCTGCTCATTCTAAGAGAAGGCAGAAGTTGGAAGAAAATGTAAGAACAGCTTGCTTAAatgcaaaatcaaaatcaaaatcatgggACTATCCTACAGGAAAAAGAAGTTTTTGTAGAGTGGGAAACAATTCCAACAGACCTAATAATTTGTGTTCTTCATTTGTTATAGTCAAGGAGAAAGAAAGTGATAGTCATCCTAAGAAAAGTCAGACAAGGTCGAACTACAATACTACAGATGTCTGTGCAAAAGGTGCGTTGGTAGTAACATCCAAGAATTTGTCTGATAAATGTCACAACAAGACACGCAACAGAAGCCTACCAAAGTCTTCCTCAAGAGAGCGTGTTGGATTGGCTGCCCCAAAATCAAAACCTGAATTTACATGGAAAGATTTGAGGAGGCGGAGAGTTATGACTTATGTTCGAGTCTTGTTTAGCCAACATTTGGGTGATGTCATTATCAAGAAGCAAAAAAAGGTAGAGGTCATTTCTCTTCTTTCATTGATCTTCAGAGTTTTAATCAGTTATGTTTACATGCATGCCAATTTTTTTACTCGTCACGTTAAGCAGATATTGACACGGTTGGGAGCCTCCGTTGCATCATCTTTGATGGATGCAACTCATTTTGTAGCCAACAGGTTTGTACGTACTAGGAATATGTTGGAAGCCATTGCTCTCGGCAAACCAGTGGTGACCCATCTATGGCTTGAGAGCTGCAGTCAAGCAAGCAGTTTTATTGATGAGATTTCATACATCTTGAGGGATaccaaaaaggagaaagaaatcggCTTTCGCCTGCCTGTGTCACTGGCTCAGGCAATGCAGAATCCTCTTCTAAAGGTGATTATGTAAGATTGTGCTATTCTACCTTATAATTTATTCCAAATCATTATATAGATCTAGCTTCATGGGACACTGCCATCTTATTTACTGTTCTGGTGTGTCACCAGGGTCGAAGAGTCTTTATCACATCAAGTATAAAACCTGATAAAGAAATGCTTGCTTGCTTGGTCAAGGCCGTCCATGGTCAGGTCTGTATCCTTAGTATATGATTACGCTGCTAGTGGGTTGTGAGCGTAAGTGAAATGTTTTGGATGCAATTTCTTATACATAATCCACTTTCATATTAACTGCTGAGTGCTGAGCTCATGATGAAATGCTCTCTCAGGTGGTGGAGAGTTGGCAGATTCCTTTAGCAGAGGATCCAAATCTCCAAGATGATTTATTGATTCTTTCTTGTGAAGAAGACCATGCTATCTGTTTACCTTTCCTTAATAAAGGTTTAGATCTGACACACTCGGCTTTACTTCCTGAAAAAGGGTTTTCATGCTTTGTACTAATCAAAATCGAATTATATCTACTGTGTATTGTAGGAGCAGCAGTTTATGAATCAGAACTACTACTGAATGGGATAGTTATCCAGAAATTGGAATATGAGAGGTCAGTCATAATATCCAGCAATGTTCATAAATTCTGTGTGCATTTGTAATATGGGGCCGGAACTTAACATTGTCATGCACTCAATCAATTAAGTTACTTAAATTAtctgaaacattgcatgagCCCTATATGGTCAATGttggtttctagtttttgaagaaaataaaattatcgtCAAAAGCATCTTGGAAGCAGTAACCATTTGAAACTATTTTCACTGACTAGGCTTTCTATGTACAGCTCTATTATATGCAATGAAATCAGCTGGCACTGATTTCATTCTTCTCTGTTGGTAGCTTATTGAGTTTTCTTATAGTACCGAATTCCTTTGAAAATGTGATGTGGCAAGACCATAACGACTTGAGTTTTGTTTCCCGGGGCTTTCTAACAGTTCTTTCACATTGACAGGCATCAGCTCTTCGGACATCAGGGCATCAGAAATCGCCCAAAGTCGAGGTCGAGATGGTAATGTATCCGTGCTTTCCTTAAGGTAAGTGATGGACCGGATCCAATTCAATTTTGTATGATCTGAAATATGTTTCTCTCTCAAGAGTGGAGATATTGGCTGGCTCCAGAGACACTGCAAAGTGGAGTGCATTTTTGGTTCACATGTGTTCACGCATAGTTTTCAAAAGGTTGCTCAACATTCATCAATTACAGCTCTTCTACTTTCCAATCCAGAAAAACCACATGCAACGGTGTAGAAGCTTGGCCCATAATCAATCACTTAACATCCTTACCAGGAATGCTATCCAACAAGCAATATCTCCAGCACAAATTTAGGCATAAACCATGAATTCTTAAATAAAGCAAAGCATATAGACCACAACTCTGTAGAGGATATGTTAAAGATGATTAGCAGATTCCCCACATCCTACTAGCGTAGAACCATCAATTAAGCACCATAACCTTTCTTTACTACAGTAGCAGCAGTAAGAATACATAAAGGAGCTGGCTGCTATCATCCCAAATATATGTGGATGTGACAAAATGATCAACTTCCAGCTCTGCGGTCTTTGACTCCCATCAAGGATTCATCATTTACTGAGGTActtccataatttgttccatgTCAAGCGAAAGAGCCTCCATGATACCAACTTTTTATTCACCAAAAGAAAGCCAAATTTTTTACAATGACAAGTCAATTTAGGCCCAAGGATCACTGTAATTCCAGCAATGAGAAGTCAGTAAGTGTCACAATAATCGCAGTAATACctggaattaaaaaaaagagagagaattagCAAAATTCCTCTCTACAGGAGAAATGGAAAcgttttaatgaacaaaaaagaCTGAAGATCGAATCGAGGCATTGCTGCTCGAGACCAGAACCTGAACGCGAAGTACGTTAGGTTAGACACCCTAGACGACGCCTGAGCTCGCCAAAGTCGAAGAGAGAACTTTTGGGCCGTCTGAATTTGAAAGCCCATCAAAACTGGGCCCCTATATTTATAAGACATTCTGACCCGATTCGTCCATCAAATTACCATTTGATGATCCCCGCTGAATGCTGATAGGGTTTGTTAAAACTGATAAAAGTGCCGCCGTTTTATCCGAACTTTATTTCCTCCAGAAATGGGCCGCCGGTGTACGTTAGTAAACAAGTATGTGCGCACTGCGCACCCTTGTTTCTATATGAAAAGTAGGACGTTAATGGCTGCAGAAAGCAAAAATGACAGTTGGCCAATCGACCTCCGGGAGTTCCTCTCATTCAGGTTTCAATTTGAACAAAGTTTTATGTGATCTCCTTCTTCGTTTTCCagaaaaaactgaaaattatGAATTGTATTGTTTTTCTTCGATTCTTATTGAATAAAAACGAAGAAGCATTTCGGTATCTTCTGTAATGAACTTGTGGGTCATGTTTATGATTCCCAAATTGTAATCAATAGGATCTGTGAAAGTTAATGAGGAGCAACAATGGGCTGCAACGCCATCCAAGATTTTCTATCATTTCGGCACCAGCGGGCTCGCTGTTGCCATGGCCACCGGCGTCACGCATCCTTTAGGTTCTTCCTTTTTATTCCATTTGCGATTACATCTACTAAGAATTTTCATTTCGTGGTGTGTAAGACTTTAGTGTACACATGCTTTGATTGCTTGGAGGAAATTGACTGCTCATAGAAGAAAAGGATTTGtatctttttgaatttttttaagccTAGTTGCTTTGAAACTTGTATGGGGATTTTGGGGGAACATTTAGTGGACCTGGTGGCTAGGACATACCTTAATTAATG contains:
- the LOC119982309 gene encoding uncharacterized protein LOC119982309, with protein sequence MADQGDTETQVLESVSRFSSLPPVGDCKDVKDETVLFDDTWELDSPLEESQLEKLDFDTIVVDDPDSMNNVELQTKCEYEEEVVLDSEDEGISRTKLASSVDKFSFDKPGRRVKGNGMNSQKMHLYILDEQAEYLVPYSCGSIDDQHATDSLEGDKKLTSNFETSDLGQDNKFAKVNCSGSQEPGGSSQANALNFVDHFLSLNDVALSPRMDSTKTMKEKSPHVSSAKGIHSLAKRIVLGTPNGEKEIFKWDDGDQQGEADFFRNKSEVRHQKARLFDSSGSKSSANKDKQKQEFANLEQEIMASAPSKSSFPVHGSKEICSMVQVSDMKIDNNSIKELEEDRYVKISEELQQFDACSISDSLDMCDVGFNTQIAAEAMEALAYAPPANCATGDAHYDTWDNLEVSGVNLTWSKAHAGHPYPQESVCFNVGDVSVKRKQRTGPVENFQGTSNSSQKHFENQDIETKIRRTKSLAGRQSIARICAHASEISERSPKVIKHGKVGRVKRQNNSKACENSISSIAAGHISPVKGNDQVVLVSHQTMNHVIEGGARMCQDQFDSTGERTNNDMAGGIITYKRRRSLSANPPLASKFPELRLGSSARTSNNTNEPEQTSVDVDSLTSYLRLDSWNYPKRKRTPHKVQSNSGRANRLFASLVTADEKVSAAHSKRRQKLEENVRTACLNAKSKSKSWDYPTGKRSFCRVGNNSNRPNNLCSSFVIVKEKESDSHPKKSQTRSNYNTTDVCAKGALVVTSKNLSDKCHNKTRNRSLPKSSSRERVGLAAPKSKPEFTWKDLRRRRVMTYVRVLFSQHLGDVIIKKQKKILTRLGASVASSLMDATHFVANRFVRTRNMLEAIALGKPVVTHLWLESCSQASSFIDEISYILRDTKKEKEIGFRLPVSLAQAMQNPLLKGRRVFITSSIKPDKEMLACLVKAVHGQVVESWQIPLAEDPNLQDDLLILSCEEDHAICLPFLNKGAAVYESELLLNGIVIQKLEYERHQLFGHQGIRNRPKSRSRW